One Aminivibrio pyruvatiphilus DNA window includes the following coding sequences:
- a CDS encoding class I SAM-dependent methyltransferase, translating to MTGYYGKKLSGARLSEVYNTSVERVRQYLDGEIEFVRRRLRGGERVLELGAGYGRIMKRIAPFVHSVVGIDISGNSVAWGREYLKDHPNCTLLEGDVHGMEYRSEFDMVLCLQNGLSAIKGDPADTVERSLRALVPGGKAFFSTYAPGFWEWRLAWFREQAEKGLIGELDMERTVNGQIVCKDGFTATTFSEDDLQALGKKTGSPFRTETADGSSLFLIVEKN from the coding sequence ATGACCGGCTATTACGGGAAAAAGCTCAGCGGCGCCAGGCTCAGCGAAGTCTACAACACCTCTGTCGAACGGGTCAGGCAGTACCTCGACGGGGAAATCGAATTCGTCCGCCGCCGGCTGCGGGGCGGCGAACGGGTATTGGAGCTTGGCGCGGGCTACGGACGCATCATGAAGCGGATCGCCCCCTTCGTCCACTCCGTCGTGGGGATCGACATCTCCGGGAACTCGGTCGCCTGGGGCAGGGAATACCTGAAGGACCACCCCAACTGCACCCTTCTGGAGGGAGATGTCCACGGCATGGAGTACCGGAGTGAGTTCGACATGGTTCTCTGCCTCCAGAACGGCCTCTCCGCCATAAAGGGAGACCCTGCCGACACCGTGGAGCGGAGCCTCAGGGCCCTCGTTCCGGGAGGAAAAGCCTTTTTCAGCACCTATGCACCGGGCTTCTGGGAGTGGAGGCTCGCCTGGTTCCGCGAACAGGCAGAGAAAGGGCTGATCGGTGAGCTGGACATGGAGCGGACCGTCAACGGGCAGATCGTCTGCAAAGACGGCTTCACCGCCACCACTTTTTCGGAAGACGATCTCCAAGCCCTGGGAAAAAAGACCGGCTCTCCCTTCCGCACGGAAACGGCGGACGGTTCGAGCCTTTTCCTCATAGTCGAAAAGAACTGA